A portion of the Haliaeetus albicilla chromosome 5, bHalAlb1.1, whole genome shotgun sequence genome contains these proteins:
- the LRRC4C gene encoding leucine-rich repeat-containing protein 4C codes for MLNKMTLHPQQIMIGPRFNRALFDPLLVVLLALQLLVVAGLVRAQTCPSVCSCSNQFSKVICVRKNLRDVPDGISTNTRLLNLHENQIQIIKVNSFKHLRHLEILQLSRNHIRTIEIGAFNGLANLNTLELFDNRLTTIPNGAFVYLSKLKELWLRNNPIESIPSYAFNRIPSLRRLDLGELKRLSYISEGAFEGLSNLRYLNLAMCNLREIPNLTPLVKLDELDLSGNHLTAIRPGSFQGLMHLQKLWMIQSQIQVIERNAFDNLQSLVEINLAHNNLTLLPHDLFTPLRLERIHLHHNPWNCNCDILWLSWWIKDKAPSNTACCARCHTPPSLKGRYIGELDLNYFTCYAPVIVEPPADLNVTEGMAAEMKCRASTSLTSVSWITPNGSVMTHGAYRVRIAVLSDGTLNFTKVTVQDTGLYTCMVSNSVGNTTASATLNVTALDNPGYTYFSTVTVETVEPSQDEAQTTEQVGPTPVTNWETTNMTTSLTPQSTRSTEKTFTIPVTDTNNGIPGIDEVMKTTKIIIGCFVAITLMAAVMLVIFYKMRKQHHRQNHHAPTRTVEIINVDDELTGDTPIESHLPMPAIEHEHLNHYNSYKSPFNHTTTVNTINSIHSSVHEPLLIRMNSKDNVQETQI; via the coding sequence AGTAAAGTGATTTGCGTACGGAAAAATCTGAGAGACGTGCCAGACGGCATCTCCACCAACACCCGGTTACTCAATCTCCATGAGAACCAGATCCAAATCATTAAAGTTAATAGCTTCAAGCATCTGAGGCACCTTGAAatcctgcagctcagcaggaATCACATCAGAACAATTGAAATAGGGGCTTTCAATGGTCTGGCCAATCTCAACACTTTGGAACTCTTTGACAATCGTCTGACCACTATCCCAAATGGGGCTTTTGTATACCTGTCAAAACTGAAGGAACTGTGGTTGAGAAACAACCCCATTGAGAGCATCCCTTCTTATGCTTTTAACAGAATCCCTTCTCTCCGGAGGTTGGATTTGGGGGAATTGAAAAGGCTTTCATACATCTCAGAAGGTGCCTTTGAAGGTCTGTCCAACTTGAGGTATTTGAACCTTGCCATGTGCAATCTTCGAGAGATTCCTAACCTCACCCCGCTTGTAAAACTGGACGAGTTAGATCTTTCTGGGAATCACCTGACTGCCATCCGGCCAGGTTCTTTCCAAGGGTTAATGCATCTTCAGAAATTGTGGATGATACAGTCCCAGATTCAAGTGATAGAAAGGAATGCTTTCGATAACCTTCAGTCACTTGTAGAGATCAACCTGGCACACAACAATCTAACACTACTGCCTCACGACCTGTTCACGCCGCTCCGCCTAGAAAGGATCCACTTGCATCACAACCCTTGGAACTGCAACTGTGACATCCTTTGGCTCAGCTGGTGGATTAAAGACAAGGCACCCTCCAATACCGCATGCTGCGCCCGTTGCCACACACCTCCCAGTTTAAAAGGAAGGTACATTGGTGAGCTGGACCTGAATTACTTTACGTGTTACGCTCCAGTCATAGTGGAGCCACCAGCAGACCTCAACGTCACGGAAGGCATGGCTGCAGAGATGAAATGCCGGGCGTCAACCTCCCTGACCTCTGTCTCTTGGATTACTCCAAATGGATCTGTCATGACGCATGGGGCCTACAGAGTTCGGATTGCTGTGCTCAGTGATGGCACATTAAATTTTACAAAGGTAACTGTGCAAGACACAGGTTTGTATACATGCATGGTGAGTAACTCTGTTGGGAATACCACGGCTTCTGCCACGCTGAATGTGACTGCCCTGGATAACCCTGGTTACACATACTTTTCTACCGTCACAGTAGAGACTGTGGAACCTTCTCAGGATGAGGCACAGACCACAGAGCAGGTTGGGCCCACGCCAGTTACCAACTGGGAGACCACTAACATGACAACCTCACTCACTCCACAGAGCACAAGATCAACAGAAAAAACGTTCACCATTCCTGTGACGGACACAAACAACGGGATCCCGGGAATAGATGAGGTTATGAAGACTACCAAAATCATAATTGGTTGTTTTGTGGCTATCACTCTCATGGCTGCTGTGATGCTGGTAATTTTCTACAAAATGAGGAAACAGCATCACCGGCAGAACCATCATGCTCCAACGCGGACTGTAGAGATCATTAATGTGGATGATGAGCTTACAGGCGACACACCCATAGAGAGTCACTTGCCCATGCCAGCAATAGAGCATGAGCACCTAAATCACTATAACTCTTATAAGTCTCCTTTCAACCACACAACAACAGTTAACACAATAAATTCAATACACAGTTCAGTGCATGAACCGTTATTGATCCGAATGAACTCAAAAGACAATGTACAAGAGACTCAAATCTAA